From a single Gammaproteobacteria bacterium genomic region:
- a CDS encoding peptidylprolyl isomerase gives MLNENAIIKKPITNTLILIALIWPAITTASVVRMETILGDINIELYDSAAPLTVSNFMNYVNDGDYSNSIIHRSEPGFVIQGGGFTFDDSTGNPGAFVALPQDAPIVNEYGIPNTRGTIAMARLHSSPDSATSQWFINLVDNTEVLGSSNSGGYAVFGQVLGNGMDIVDAIAGLPTWGAYGVSPSIPVVDFSPFIGFQYDDLVIVNSISVVPIPIPAAIWLFGSGLVGLIGFSRRRK, from the coding sequence ATGCTAAACGAAAATGCAATAATCAAAAAACCAATAACAAACACTCTGATATTGATCGCGCTAATCTGGCCTGCCATCACTACTGCAAGTGTAGTGCGCATGGAGACTATTTTGGGGGATATCAATATAGAGCTATACGATTCTGCTGCACCCTTAACTGTCTCCAATTTTATGAATTATGTAAATGATGGGGATTATTCTAATTCAATTATTCATCGCAGCGAACCAGGCTTTGTTATTCAAGGCGGTGGTTTTACTTTTGATGACAGTACAGGTAATCCAGGGGCTTTTGTGGCATTACCTCAGGATGCGCCTATTGTTAATGAATATGGGATTCCAAATACCCGTGGAACCATCGCTATGGCTAGACTGCATAGTAGTCCTGATAGTGCCACTAGCCAGTGGTTTATTAACCTGGTTGATAACACAGAGGTCTTAGGGTCTAGTAATAGTGGTGGTTATGCTGTCTTTGGTCAGGTGTTAGGTAATGGTATGGATATAGTTGATGCTATAGCCGGTTTGCCCACGTGGGGTGCGTATGGGGTATCTCCTAGCATACCAGTAGTTGATTTTAGCCCCTTTATAGGGTTTCAGTATGATGATTTGGTAATAGTTAATAGTATCTCGGTTGTACCGATACCGATTCCTGCTGCAATATGGTTGTTCGGTTCTGGATTGGTCGGCTTGATTGGTTTTTCTCGCAGACGTAAATAA
- a CDS encoding helix-turn-helix domain-containing protein, which produces MNNTLLNTKTAADFLGVSMAFLERDRWAGARIPFIKIGSRAVRYRMSDLESYISANTRMSTSDMGGIA; this is translated from the coding sequence ATGAACAACACACTACTCAACACAAAAACAGCCGCAGACTTCTTAGGGGTCAGCATGGCCTTCCTGGAACGCGACCGGTGGGCCGGTGCCAGAATCCCTTTCATAAAAATTGGCTCTCGGGCTGTCCGTTATCGCATGAGTGATCTTGAAAGCTATATTTCCGCAAATACCCGAATGTCCACCAGTGACATGGGCGGCATAGCATGA